CCAGGGCCTCGAGATAATGGGCCACTGCCATAAGGTTGGCCTCGGGCGGAAGCTTGTAGGCCGGGTGGCCCCAGTAGGCGTTTGCGAAGGGCCCGAGTTGGCCGCGATCCACAAAGCCCTTCAGCTTCGCCTTTACGTCCGCGAAATACCCGGCACCCGAATTGTGCCAGTCCGAGATGGAGTGCTGAAGAGCGGCGGTCTTGGCGGGGTCCGCCTTGAGGGCACTGACGATGTCCACCCAGTCAAGGGCCTGCAAGTGGTAGAAGTGGATGACGTGGTCCTGCACGTACTGAATGCCCGTTATCAGGTTCCTGATGAGCCTTGCGTTGTCCGGAATCGTTATGTCAAGCGCGTTTTCTACAGCTCTCACGGAGCTGGTGGCGTGAACCGTCGTTCAAACGCCTCATATTCGCTGGGCAAACAGCCATGCGTCGCGCGGGTCCCGGCCCTTCAGGATGATTTCCATTCCCCGGAACATCGTGCTCGATGCCCACGCATCGGAGACCTTTCCGTCGGCGACCTGGGCTTCGATTCTCAGATGGCCTTCAATCCTGGTAACGGGGTCAACGACAATCTTTTTCGCCATCTTCACTCCTCCGTTTTCTCGGGTTCGGTCTTCTTGCCCCTGACGGCCCTCACCACGCCATGGGTTGCCAGAGCCCCGGCGGTGACGGCGGCCACGCCAACGCCGATGCGGTCAGCGGTCGACTGGATGCCGAAGCCGGGCACCTTGGGAAGGCGTCTGTAAAAAGGCGACATCGTGTCCCAGAAGTGGGGTGCCGCGCATCCTATGCAGCCGTGGCCCGAGCGGACGGGCCAGTTGGTGCCTCCGTTCCATCTTATCTGCGGACAGTTCTTCCTCGTCTCCGGTCCCTTGCAGCCCATCTCGTAAAGGCACCATCCCAGGCGGTGCCCTTCGTCTCCCCACTGCCTCACGAACTGGCCCGCGTCGTAATGGGCCCTCCTTTCGCAGTGGTCGTGGATGATTTCCCTGTAAGCGAAATATGGCCGCCCCATGCTGTCGGTGACCGGGAAGCTCCCGAAGGTGAGGTAGTGGACGACAGTGCCGGTTATATTTTCGACGTTTGCCGGGCATCCGGGCAGGTTGATGAGGGTAATGCCCTTCACAACGTCCTTGACCCCTCTCGCTCCGGTCGGGTTGGGCTGTGCGGCTGGCCACCCGCCGTCCCAGGCGCAGGCACCCACGGCGATAGTGGCAAGGGCGTTGCCGCAAACCTCCTTGACGATGTCCACCGCGGCCCTGCCGCCGACCGTGCAATATACGCCGCCGTCGCCTGTAGGTATGGAGCCTTCCACCACGACGAGGTACTTGCCCTTTTGGTTCTTAACCACGTCCTCAAGGGATTTTTCGGCCTGGAAACCCGCCGGGGCCATGATGGTCTCGTGATAATCCAGGGAAACGATATCAAGGACCAACTCCGCTATCGTCGGATGGTCGGCCCTGAGGAAGGACTCGGTGTTGCCCGCGCAGTCCTGAAACTCCAGCCAGACAAGGACGGGCTTGTCCGCCTTCTCCAGTGCCTCGGCAATGGTGCTCCCGAAGCCTGCCGGCAGGGCCAGCGTTGCGGCCATGGCTGTGCAGAACTTCATGAAGTCCCGCCGCGACACCCCTTTGCGCACAAGGGATGCGTAAAGTTCCCCGTGCTTCTCTCCTCCAGTGGAGCCCATGTTCACCTCCGTGACAAAAAACGGGTTGTTCCGCCCCTTACCCTATCCACGCGGGCCGAGCAGGCATGCGGACCGTCGCTATCCCGCTCCAGCCGTTACAAGGATACATCCTTAATGCATAGCTGTCAATTGACTTATATAAATTCATCAATATTTCTTATGAATAACCTCCCGCAACGTCTCCGGATGGTTGTTTTTTGCCGCCCTCATGAGGGCTTACAGGGTTACCACACCGGGTGCGGCCATTCTGGATTTGACACTGTCCGGAGGTTTTCGATATAGTAAATACGTGTGTCGCGGGGTGGAGCAGCCTGGTAGCTCGTCGGGCTCATAACCCGAAGGTCGCGGGTTCAAATCCCGCCCCCGCCACCAAGTAAATCAAGGGGTTATCCGGTCCGGGTGACCCCTTTTTCGTGGCCTCTTCCACCGTTTTTCCACCATTGGCTTCTCCACGAACCCGGGGATGAAGAGCCCTCTGCCGGCCGGCACAAGACCGGCGAGGAAATCCATTGCCAAAGTCCCTTTTCTCGTTTACATTTGTGGAAGGTGGTGCGTATTCGGGAAGGGAGGGCCGCATGGAGCTGTTCTGGTTTTTGATAATCGGCCTTCTCGCCGGCTGGGTGGCGGGCAAGCTGATGCGGGGCCACAGTTTCGGGCTTGCCGGAAACCTGGTGGTGGGAGTGCTGGGGGCGGTCATCGGGGGCTATCTTTTCGATATCTTGAACGTGGAGGCCTACGGGTTTGTGGGCTCCCTGGTCATGGCCGTGGTGGGAGCGATGGTGCTGCTGTTTGTCATAGGCCTCGTGAAAAGGATTTAGGGGGGCACGATGAAGGCGGGCTGGATATTCAGGGTACTTGTTTTCACTTTTTTTGCGGTTTCCGTATGCCCCGGTGCTCAATGGGCCTCGGCAGCCGGGCAGGCGGGCGGCACCAGCGCGGAGGATGTCAAAAGAGAGAGCGGAGAGGCCGTTGAGGCAACCCGCAAATACGTGAGCGAGAAACGGAAGGAGTACGAAAAACAGGTGCAGAGGGAGCTCCAGGGCTACGAGGAGCGCCTCGACGAGCTCGAAAAGAGGCTCAGGAAGGCAAAGGAGGAGGCCCAGCCGAAACTGCGGGAGGCCATGGAGCAGGCAGAGCAGAAGAAGAGAGAGGCTGAGGAGAAGCTCAGGGAGCTTCGCTCAGCCGGCGAGGGGGCCTGGGAGGACGCGAAACCTCACCTTGAAAAGGCCATGCAGGAGCTTGAAAAGGCTTACAAGCGGGCCCTTTCTCATTTTAAATGACCGGCGGCAAGAGAAGACCGGGGGCGTTCGCTGGGGGGCAGCTCGGCTTGTGTGGGTGTTCGCCCCCGGTCTGGCCGAATGGCATCATGGACGCGTAACGTGTAGCCGTTCAAGTGCTGCAAGCGAGAGAGAAGGCATGCCCGAGGCGGGCCGCTCCTTGGCCTCCCCGGCATCGACCGAAGGCCCCTGTTCTTCCGGACTGAGAAGCCTTTCCAGCAAAACGAGCAGTTTGCCTTTGTCACGGGCATTCATCCCCGAGACGTCGGCGAAGAAATGAAAACCGTCCCCCCGAAAAAAGTCCACGGCTTCCGCCCGGGTGGCCGGGTCGAAAAGGTCTTCCACGGCCTGAACAATGACTTGTTCCGAAAGCGTCCGCACACTCATCAGTTTCCTCCCGAGTTCGTCAGATAAAGATTATGTCAGCGTCCGGCTTGAGGACCCTTGGCAACATCGTCACATGCTCCGGACCCTTGCGCTCCGGGCGTCACGCCCATCCCAGGCGAACCGCTCCTCCGACCCGCTCCTGGCTCTCAGGTACAGGGGACAGGCCC
The Nitrospirota bacterium genome window above contains:
- a CDS encoding GlsB/YeaQ/YmgE family stress response membrane protein produces the protein MELFWFLIIGLLAGWVAGKLMRGHSFGLAGNLVVGVLGAVIGGYLFDILNVEAYGFVGSLVMAVVGAMVLLFVIGLVKRI
- a CDS encoding hydrogenase small subunit; translated protein: MGSTGGEKHGELYASLVRKGVSRRDFMKFCTAMAATLALPAGFGSTIAEALEKADKPVLVWLEFQDCAGNTESFLRADHPTIAELVLDIVSLDYHETIMAPAGFQAEKSLEDVVKNQKGKYLVVVEGSIPTGDGGVYCTVGGRAAVDIVKEVCGNALATIAVGACAWDGGWPAAQPNPTGARGVKDVVKGITLINLPGCPANVENITGTVVHYLTFGSFPVTDSMGRPYFAYREIIHDHCERRAHYDAGQFVRQWGDEGHRLGWCLYEMGCKGPETRKNCPQIRWNGGTNWPVRSGHGCIGCAAPHFWDTMSPFYRRLPKVPGFGIQSTADRIGVGVAAVTAGALATHGVVRAVRGKKTEPEKTEE